In the Stakelama saccharophila genome, CCCATCGCCAGGGTCAGTTGTCGCGCCTCGAAGGCGCCGATGCCGAAGCCGCCGGGCTTTTCGGTGACGAACGGCTTGAACAACCGGTCGCGCACGAATGCTGGCGCCATCCCGCAGCCCCGGTCGATCACGTCGATATGAACGATGCCGTCGTCTTCGCCGACGTCGAGCGTCACGGGTTCGCCGGGGCCGCTCGCCTCGATCGCGTTCTGGACGAGATGCGTCAGCACCTGCTCCAGCCGGACCGGATCGGCCGCCGCGACCGCACGCGGCTCCCCCGCGCACGCCACGGGATGCCGGGCACGCTTGGACTGCGCCACATGTTCGACCACCGCGACCACGTCGATCGGCCGGACATCGCCCGCCGCCACCGATTCGCGCTGTGACAGCCGCGCGAGCAATTCCGTCATCCGGTCCGACGATTCCCGCAGCGTGGCCACCATATCGGCGCGGAAGTCAGGATTGTCGGCATGGCGTTCGGCATTGCGCGCGACGAGGGTGAGCTGGCTCACCAGATTCTTGATGTCGTGCAGGATGAAGGCGAAGCGGCGATTGAACTCCTCGAACCGGCGGGCTTCGGCCAGCGCGTCGTGCGCGCGCGCTTCGGCGAGGTAGCTCGCCACCTGCTGCCCGGCGATGCGCAACAGATCGAAATCTTCCCAGTCCAGCGGGCGGGCGAGGGCGGGGCGCGACAAGAGGATCGCGCCGACCAACTGGTCGAAATGCGGCAGCGGCACCAGCACCCAGGCGCTGTCATGCGCCGTCAGCCAGCCGGGCACGGCGGCCAGGTCCCGCCGGTCCGCCCGCCCGGCCCGCACAGCGTCCAGCTCAATGATGCGGCGGCTTTTCGAGAGATGGGCGACGAGTTCGATGCTGCGGCCGGCAAGCGGCGGATCGTCGCGCCAGTTCCAGTCCGGGCCGGCGCCCAGACCATCGCCATCCGGCACGAGCAGCAGACCGGCGGGGGCGTCGACCAGATCGGCCACCGCCTTGACGATGCGCTGTTCCAGCGAATTCTGGACGTCCGGGCGCCCGAGCGTCTCCGTGAAGCGAATCCATTCGTCGCGATAGTCGTAGCGGTGGTGAAAGAAGTGCTTGGCGAGCTTCACCTTGACCCAGGCGCGCAGCCAGGGGCTGGAAACCAGCGTCAGGGCGGCCGTCGTCGCACCGATGATGAGCGCCGTCTGCCAGATGCGCACATGCGCGCCGCCGATCGCGCCGATCACGCTCGTGATCAGCGCGATGAGGCCGAGATAGGCGCCGATGGCGAGAGCCGACAAGGACCGATAGGTCACCGCGCGCGACAGGCGCATGCCGGCGGCTTCGGCGGGCCGAAGCAGTGCCACCGCCAGCAGGGCGGCCGCGACGAGCACGGCGATCGCGCGGGCCAGCAACAGGGCCTCGCCGCCGCCGCCGCCGGCATAGGTGACGGCGCATACGATGCAGTCCGCGACCCACAGCGTCGCGAGCCCGGCAAAGGTGAACCGGCCGGGCATCGCCTGTCCGCCGTGCAGGTTCTGGACCAGCAGCAGGGCACCCATCAGGGCCAGCAGGCGCAGCAATATGCCGATGGACTGTGCCGCCGGGATGGTCGACAGGCTCGACAGGCCAGCGACGACGATTACGCCCATCACCATCGCGTGGACGCTGCCCAGCGCGAAGGAGCCGCGACCGCCGCCGATGTCGCGGTGCATTCTCAGCAGCAGGAACAGCCAGGCGAGATCCCTCAGCACCGCGACGACGACCGGCCCCCGTTCGCCCTCGCCCATGCAGGCGACGCTCAGCGCCCACAAGGCGGTCAATCCGAGTGCCGCCACGAACCGCGTGCGGGGGAGGGGCGGCCGGTCGCGCCGCCATGCCCAGAGCGCCAGCACGGCGAAGAACAGCGCGGCGAGCGCGTGGCCGGAAAGGCTCAGGAGCGCCGTCATCGCCTCAGCGCGCGCCGTCGGGAAAGAGGACCACGCGGATCGTCTGGAGCAGGATCAGCAGGTCGAGAAAGGGGGAATAGTTCTTGGCGTAGTAGAGATCGTATTCGAGCTTCTGCCGCGCATCCTCGGTCGATGCGCCATAGGGATAGTTGATCTGCGCCCAGCCGGTGATACCCGGCTTCACCATGTGCCGCTCGGCATAATAAGGGAGTTGCTGTTCCAGATCGGCAACGAATTGCGGCCGCTCGGGCCGCGGGCCGACGAAGCTCATCTCGCCCTTCAGCACGCTCCAGCATTGCGGCAGTTCATCGATGCGCAGCTTGCGGATGATCCGTCCGACGCGGGTGACGCGCGGATCGTTCCGTTCCGCCCAGACGGCATTGCCGCGCGCTTCGGCGTCGGTCCGCATCGACCGCAGCTTCACGATGCTGAAGTCGACATTGTAGCGGCCGATGCGGCGCTGGCGGTAGAGGACGGGCCCCTTGCTGTCGATCCGGATGGCGAGCGCGGTCAGCAGGATGACGGGCATGGCGAGCAGGAGCAGCGCCAGACTCGCGCTGATGTCGAACACGCGCTTGAACATCGCCGACAACATGCGGCTCGAGGAAAATCCGTCGGAAAAGATCAGCCAGGAAGGGTTGACGCTGTCGAGGTCGACACGACCCGTCTCGCGCTCCAGGAAGGTGGAGATCTCGTTGACGTGGACGCCGGTCGTCTTGATCCGCAACAGGTCCTTGAGCGGCAGGGCGTTTCGCCGCTCCTCCAGCGCCAGGACCACTTCGGAGGCATTCAGAAGAACGACGTGATCGGCTAGGTTGTAGATCGCTTCGCGCGCGATCGCTTCAGGAATGACGCGGTTGCTCTCGCTCATGGCGACATAGCCGACCACCGCGAAGGCGGCGCCGGGCTGCTTGGCCAACGCCTTGATCCGCGCCGCACGCGCGCCTGCCCCGAGCACGACGACGCGCCGCTTGAACACCTGGCTGCCGAGCGTCTTTCCAAGCAGGATGCGCAGCAGGATCAGAAACCCCAGCGCAAGTCCCATCGCATAGAGCAGGTTCGACCGCCAGAAGGTGAGCGCGGGCACCAGAAAGAAGATGACGGACAGAAAGATGGTGCCGAGCGATACCGCGACCAGCAGCCGCGCCGTGGCGAAACGCAGCGACTGCAGCGCATCGGCGCCGTAGACGCCGACCGCGATCATCGCCAGTTCCAGTGCGCCAGCGAAGGTCAGGAGCTGCGGAATGCGGTGTGATATCGGCTCGATCGCCATGCCGACCTGGTCGGCTCGGACGATCCAGCCCCCTTCCGCCGCTGCGATCAGCACCAGAATGTCCAGCAGCCCCAGCAGCAGAACCGCGTTCGGCACATAGTGCTTGAACAGCCTGATCATCGCCCGGTC is a window encoding:
- the prsK gene encoding XrtA/PEP-CTERM system histidine kinase PrsK gives rise to the protein MTALLSLSGHALAALFFAVLALWAWRRDRPPLPRTRFVAALGLTALWALSVACMGEGERGPVVVAVLRDLAWLFLLLRMHRDIGGGRGSFALGSVHAMVMGVIVVAGLSSLSTIPAAQSIGILLRLLALMGALLLVQNLHGGQAMPGRFTFAGLATLWVADCIVCAVTYAGGGGGEALLLARAIAVLVAAALLAVALLRPAEAAGMRLSRAVTYRSLSALAIGAYLGLIALITSVIGAIGGAHVRIWQTALIIGATTAALTLVSSPWLRAWVKVKLAKHFFHHRYDYRDEWIRFTETLGRPDVQNSLEQRIVKAVADLVDAPAGLLLVPDGDGLGAGPDWNWRDDPPLAGRSIELVAHLSKSRRIIELDAVRAGRADRRDLAAVPGWLTAHDSAWVLVPLPHFDQLVGAILLSRPALARPLDWEDFDLLRIAGQQVASYLAEARAHDALAEARRFEEFNRRFAFILHDIKNLVSQLTLVARNAERHADNPDFRADMVATLRESSDRMTELLARLSQRESVAAGDVRPIDVVAVVEHVAQSKRARHPVACAGEPRAVAAADPVRLEQVLTHLVQNAIEASGPGEPVTLDVGEDDGIVHIDVIDRGCGMAPAFVRDRLFKPFVTEKPGGFGIGAFEARQLTLAMGGRLDVTSREGEGTRFRLTLDAAEISQEMEQAA
- a CDS encoding TIGR03013 family XrtA/PEP-CTERM system glycosyltransferase, producing the protein MIRLFKHYVPNAVLLLGLLDILVLIAAAEGGWIVRADQVGMAIEPISHRIPQLLTFAGALELAMIAVGVYGADALQSLRFATARLLVAVSLGTIFLSVIFFLVPALTFWRSNLLYAMGLALGFLILLRILLGKTLGSQVFKRRVVVLGAGARAARIKALAKQPGAAFAVVGYVAMSESNRVIPEAIAREAIYNLADHVVLLNASEVVLALEERRNALPLKDLLRIKTTGVHVNEISTFLERETGRVDLDSVNPSWLIFSDGFSSSRMLSAMFKRVFDISASLALLLLAMPVILLTALAIRIDSKGPVLYRQRRIGRYNVDFSIVKLRSMRTDAEARGNAVWAERNDPRVTRVGRIIRKLRIDELPQCWSVLKGEMSFVGPRPERPQFVADLEQQLPYYAERHMVKPGITGWAQINYPYGASTEDARQKLEYDLYYAKNYSPFLDLLILLQTIRVVLFPDGAR